A single Roseomonas gilardii DNA region contains:
- a CDS encoding M20/M25/M40 family metallo-hydrolase: MSTNTLDQVLARIDSDLEASLERLFALLRIRSISTDPAYADDCRSCADWLVQDLRSIGFEAAAHGTPGHPIVVARTAGETTSQGGTSALFYGHYDVQPVDPLEYWEHDPFDPRLETRPDGRRVIRARGASDDKGQVMTFIEACRAWKVIHGNLPIAVTLLIEGEEESGGANLPAFLRQHASELKADIGLICDTNMWAPGIPAIQTMLRGLCGEEVIIHAADRDLHSGFYGSAAANPNHILARILADLHDAEGRVTLPGFYDGVPELPETLRQQWESLGFDTAAFLGAVGLSAPAGEKGRSVLEMVWSRPTCEVNGMGGGYQGAGFKTVIPATASAKVSFRLVFDQDPHAVRQAFRDFVRARIPADCRVEFLEHGAGRAIRFPIDDPAFAKAREALTAEWGQPAVFIGGGGSIPVTHELKQALGMDVVLAGFALEDDRIHSPNEKYDLESFHRGTRSWARILHALATR, from the coding sequence ATGTCCACGAATACGTTGGATCAGGTCCTGGCACGCATCGACTCTGACCTGGAGGCGAGCCTGGAGCGGCTCTTCGCCCTGCTCCGCATCCGTTCCATCTCCACGGACCCCGCCTATGCAGACGACTGCCGGTCCTGCGCGGACTGGCTGGTGCAGGACCTGCGGAGCATCGGCTTCGAGGCCGCCGCCCATGGGACACCCGGCCACCCTATCGTGGTTGCCCGCACAGCAGGAGAAACCACCAGCCAGGGCGGCACCTCGGCTCTCTTCTATGGCCATTACGATGTCCAGCCCGTCGATCCGCTGGAATACTGGGAGCATGATCCCTTCGACCCCCGTCTGGAAACCCGGCCCGACGGCAGGCGGGTGATCCGGGCGCGCGGTGCCTCGGACGACAAGGGGCAGGTCATGACCTTCATCGAGGCATGCCGGGCCTGGAAGGTCATCCACGGCAACCTGCCGATCGCCGTCACCCTGCTGATCGAAGGCGAAGAGGAATCGGGCGGCGCGAACCTTCCTGCCTTCCTGCGTCAGCATGCTTCGGAACTGAAGGCCGATATCGGCCTGATCTGCGACACGAACATGTGGGCCCCTGGGATTCCCGCGATCCAGACGATGTTGCGGGGCCTTTGCGGCGAGGAGGTCATCATCCACGCCGCCGACCGCGACCTGCACTCAGGTTTCTACGGTTCGGCGGCCGCCAATCCGAACCACATCCTGGCCCGGATCCTGGCCGATCTGCACGATGCCGAGGGCAGGGTCACCCTGCCCGGCTTCTATGACGGCGTGCCAGAACTGCCCGAGACCCTGCGGCAGCAATGGGAGAGCCTGGGTTTCGACACCGCAGCCTTCCTGGGTGCGGTCGGGCTTTCCGCGCCGGCCGGCGAGAAGGGGCGCAGTGTCCTGGAAATGGTCTGGTCACGTCCGACCTGCGAGGTCAACGGCATGGGAGGCGGGTATCAGGGCGCGGGGTTCAAGACCGTGATCCCCGCCACCGCCTCCGCGAAGGTTTCCTTTCGCCTCGTCTTCGACCAGGATCCCCATGCGGTCCGACAGGCATTCCGCGACTTCGTCCGTGCCCGGATCCCGGCGGATTGCCGGGTGGAGTTCCTGGAGCATGGCGCCGGCCGGGCGATCCGCTTCCCTATCGACGATCCGGCTTTCGCGAAGGCGCGAGAGGCCCTGACCGCGGAGTGGGGCCAGCCCGCGGTTTTCATCGGTGGCGGCGGTTCGATTCCCGTCACGCATGAACTGAAACAGGCCTTGGGCATGGATGTGGTCCTCGCCGGCTTCGCGCTGGAGGACGACCGCATCCACAGCCCCAACGAGAAATACGATCTCGAAAGCTTTCACCGGGGCACACGTTCCTGGGCCAGGATACTCCATGCTCTCGCCACACGCTGA
- a CDS encoding AbgT family transporter, giving the protein MLSPHAEPDYPHAAPPGGERPLEGAAPEHKTFMQKTLDVVERIGNRVPHPVMIFVILIALVILLSCALSLLGARVSYQTFDLETDELVDHTVSARNLLSIDGIRFMFTGIVQNFMNFNAVGVIIIAMTGVGVAEESGLIQALIRKLVIVAPPAALTYILVFIGILSSIAADAGYLVLIPLAAAAFISVGRHPLAGLGLAFAAVASAFLVNIMIVPTDGILTEITNDAIHLVNPNISIDLAANLWFSIGSVIMLTVLISLVNDRMIEPRLGAYKGSYTVTEDTGLSEDERRGLRYALYALIGVTVLLGLLTLPPGAPLRHPVTGAIVGNSPFMNSLIVSIALIFLASGAAYGIGARTLKDTNAVIAAMQKAIGNLAGLILLLLVISQFIAFFNYTNMATLAAVSLADILQRANLDALWLLVGFVIVTFLLDLILTGAVAKWAIFAPIFVPLLMRLQVDPEAVLAAYRVGDSPINAITPLNAYFAMIVVFCQKYQEDAGIGTVIALMLPYVLVLCVIWTLFFAGWFLLGLPWGPG; this is encoded by the coding sequence ATGCTCTCGCCACACGCTGAACCGGACTATCCGCACGCGGCTCCTCCCGGCGGGGAACGCCCGCTGGAAGGAGCCGCGCCGGAGCACAAGACCTTCATGCAGAAGACGCTCGACGTCGTCGAGCGGATCGGCAACCGTGTCCCGCACCCGGTGATGATCTTCGTGATCCTGATCGCGCTGGTCATCCTGCTGTCCTGCGCCCTGTCCTTGTTGGGTGCGCGGGTGTCCTATCAGACCTTCGACCTGGAAACGGACGAGCTGGTCGATCACACCGTGTCCGCGCGCAACCTGCTGAGCATCGACGGCATCCGGTTCATGTTCACCGGCATCGTCCAGAACTTCATGAACTTCAATGCTGTGGGGGTGATCATCATCGCCATGACCGGCGTCGGGGTGGCAGAGGAATCCGGGCTGATCCAGGCACTGATTCGAAAGCTGGTGATCGTCGCCCCGCCTGCCGCGCTGACCTATATCCTGGTCTTCATCGGCATCCTCTCCTCCATCGCGGCGGATGCGGGCTACCTCGTGCTGATCCCGCTCGCCGCCGCGGCCTTCATCAGCGTCGGGCGGCATCCCCTCGCCGGGCTGGGCCTGGCTTTCGCAGCGGTAGCTTCCGCCTTTCTCGTCAACATCATGATCGTACCGACCGATGGAATCCTGACCGAGATCACCAACGACGCGATCCACCTGGTCAACCCGAATATCTCGATCGATCTCGCCGCCAATCTCTGGTTCTCGATCGGGTCAGTCATCATGCTGACCGTGCTGATCTCCCTGGTCAACGACCGGATGATCGAGCCGCGGCTCGGCGCATACAAGGGCAGCTATACTGTTACCGAGGATACAGGTCTGTCCGAGGATGAGCGCCGCGGGCTGCGCTACGCCCTTTATGCCTTGATCGGTGTCACCGTGCTGCTGGGATTGCTGACCCTGCCACCCGGGGCGCCCCTGAGGCATCCGGTGACAGGCGCGATCGTCGGCAACTCCCCCTTCATGAACAGCCTGATCGTCTCCATCGCGCTGATCTTCCTGGCCAGCGGCGCCGCCTATGGGATTGGTGCGCGAACCTTGAAGGACACGAACGCGGTCATTGCCGCGATGCAGAAGGCGATCGGCAACCTCGCCGGGCTGATCCTCCTGCTGCTGGTGATCAGCCAGTTCATCGCCTTCTTCAACTACACGAACATGGCAACCCTTGCCGCCGTCTCGCTGGCGGATATCCTGCAGCGGGCCAACCTGGATGCGCTGTGGTTGCTGGTCGGCTTCGTGATCGTCACCTTTCTCCTGGACCTGATCCTGACGGGTGCCGTCGCGAAATGGGCCATCTTCGCGCCGATCTTCGTACCGCTGCTGATGCGTCTCCAGGTCGATCCCGAGGCCGTGCTGGCCGCCTACCGGGTCGGGGATTCGCCTATCAACGCCATCACGCCGCTCAACGCCTATTTCGCGATGATCGTCGTCTTCTGCCAGAAGTATCAGGAAGATGCGGGCATCGGAACGGTGATCGCCCTGATGCTGCCTTATGTGCTCGTGCTCTGCGTGATCTGGACGCTGTTCTTCGCGGGCTGGTTCCTGCTGGGCCTGCCCTGGGGGCCGGGCTAA
- a CDS encoding SLC13 family permease — MPLHPQRSSMTSSLAAILLLLVAAIVMFVLNRPRMDAVALIMMAAMPFTGVVTVNETLAGFADPNIVLIAALFVIGEGLVRTGVARRLGDWLNARAGSSPTRLLVLLMLVVGGLGSFMSSTAVVAIFIPVVLRICQNTGTPPRQLMMPLSVAALISGMMTLVATTPNLVVNAELMRQGAGGFHFFSFTPFGLPLLILGFGYMLFARRLLAGGPETAVARPRVSLRDWIDQYGLAEREYRVRVSPESPLIGKKLEELSLRDSGINILAIERGGRFSTEVLRPSAQTALQTYDVLLIDVVASHVEIDELRHRFHLRRMPLSDGAYFLDKSQEIGMVEAMLPPESPLIGQSILKARVRATYGLTVIGLRRGQKIFGQSLLEEKLKVGDTLLLIGFWGDIRELQRNASDLIVLTQPAEMQEVLPAAKRAPQAVLILALTVGLMVSGLVPNVHAALIGCLLMGLFRCVDMSSAYRSVSWQSLILIVGMLPFSLALQRTGGVDLAADAVLALTGNAAPRTVLAILFVITAVLGLFISNTATAVLMAPVALAVAKDLGASPYPFAMTVALAASAAFMTPISSPVNTLVVGPGNYTFGDFVKIGVPFTMVVMMVSLLLVPWLLPFR; from the coding sequence GTGCCTCTCCATCCGCAGAGATCTTCCATGACGTCTTCGCTCGCCGCCATCCTTCTTCTTCTCGTCGCGGCCATCGTGATGTTCGTGCTCAACCGCCCCCGGATGGATGCGGTGGCCCTGATCATGATGGCTGCCATGCCTTTCACGGGCGTGGTGACGGTGAACGAGACGCTGGCCGGCTTCGCGGACCCGAACATCGTTCTGATCGCCGCGCTGTTCGTGATCGGGGAGGGGTTGGTCCGGACCGGAGTGGCGCGGCGCCTGGGCGACTGGCTCAATGCCAGGGCCGGCAGCAGCCCGACGCGCCTGCTCGTCCTGCTCATGCTGGTGGTCGGCGGCCTTGGTTCATTCATGAGTTCCACGGCCGTGGTGGCGATCTTCATCCCCGTGGTCCTGCGCATCTGCCAGAACACCGGGACACCGCCGCGCCAGCTCATGATGCCGCTCAGCGTCGCGGCGCTGATCAGCGGCATGATGACACTGGTCGCCACGACCCCGAACCTCGTGGTGAATGCGGAACTGATGCGACAGGGCGCCGGGGGCTTCCACTTCTTCAGCTTCACGCCGTTCGGCCTGCCGCTCCTGATCCTGGGCTTCGGCTATATGCTTTTCGCGCGCCGCCTGCTGGCTGGCGGGCCGGAGACGGCAGTGGCCCGGCCGCGTGTCAGCCTCCGAGACTGGATCGACCAGTACGGCCTCGCGGAGCGGGAGTACCGTGTGCGTGTCTCCCCGGAATCGCCCCTGATCGGCAAGAAGCTGGAGGAGCTTTCGCTTCGCGATTCCGGCATCAACATCCTGGCGATCGAGCGCGGCGGGCGCTTCTCAACGGAGGTGCTCCGGCCCTCGGCCCAGACCGCGCTACAGACCTATGACGTCCTGCTGATCGATGTCGTGGCGTCCCACGTCGAGATCGACGAGCTGAGGCACCGTTTCCATCTTCGCCGGATGCCGCTTTCCGATGGCGCCTACTTCCTGGACAAGTCGCAAGAGATCGGCATGGTCGAGGCGATGCTGCCGCCCGAATCCCCCTTGATCGGCCAGAGCATCCTCAAGGCCCGTGTCCGCGCGACCTATGGGCTGACCGTCATCGGCCTGCGTCGCGGCCAGAAGATCTTCGGACAGAGTCTGCTGGAGGAGAAGCTGAAAGTCGGCGACACGCTCCTCCTGATCGGCTTCTGGGGCGATATCCGCGAGCTACAGCGCAATGCTTCCGACCTGATCGTGCTGACCCAGCCCGCCGAGATGCAGGAGGTGCTGCCCGCCGCGAAGCGGGCGCCGCAGGCCGTCCTGATCCTGGCCCTGACGGTCGGCCTGATGGTGAGCGGCCTCGTGCCCAACGTCCATGCCGCGCTGATCGGCTGCCTGCTGATGGGACTGTTCCGCTGCGTCGACATGAGCAGCGCCTATCGGTCGGTGAGCTGGCAAAGCCTGATCCTCATCGTCGGCATGCTTCCCTTCTCGCTCGCGCTGCAGCGCACGGGCGGTGTCGACCTCGCCGCCGATGCCGTGCTGGCGCTGACCGGGAACGCTGCCCCCCGCACGGTGCTGGCCATCCTTTTCGTCATCACTGCCGTACTAGGCCTCTTCATCTCCAACACCGCCACAGCGGTGCTCATGGCACCGGTCGCCCTGGCGGTCGCGAAGGATCTCGGTGCGTCGCCCTATCCTTTTGCCATGACCGTGGCACTTGCGGCCTCCGCGGCTTTCATGACGCCAATCTCGTCGCCGGTGAATACGCTGGTGGTCGGTCCGGGGAACTACACCTTCGGCGATTTCGTGAAGATCGGCGTTCCTTTCACGATGGTGGTCATGATGGTGAGCCTCCTGCTGGTGCCCTGGCTGCTCCCCTTCCGCTGA
- a CDS encoding DUF1269 domain-containing protein, translated as MSDLLVIAFPDEAVAEKVRSHVLAMQKEYLIELGDAVVAVKRADGSVKLNQIFQPVASGAARGALWGSLIGLIVMMPFAGAAIGAASGALGGKLTDLGISDPFMKEVATTLDSGQAALFLLIRKMTADKVMAGLQGVGGKILRSSFDESKEEVLQEALAGACEAVRPAAVS; from the coding sequence GTGTCCGATCTCCTCGTGATAGCCTTCCCTGACGAAGCGGTTGCGGAGAAAGTGCGGTCCCACGTGCTCGCCATGCAGAAGGAGTACCTGATCGAACTGGGCGATGCGGTCGTCGCCGTGAAGCGCGCTGACGGAAGCGTGAAGCTGAACCAGATCTTCCAGCCGGTGGCGAGCGGCGCCGCGAGGGGTGCTCTCTGGGGCTCCCTGATCGGACTGATCGTGATGATGCCGTTTGCCGGGGCGGCGATCGGCGCCGCCTCGGGCGCGCTGGGCGGCAAGCTGACCGATCTCGGGATCAGCGACCCCTTCATGAAGGAAGTGGCGACAACCCTGGATTCGGGGCAGGCTGCGCTCTTCCTGCTGATTCGCAAGATGACCGCGGATAAGGTCATGGCGGGACTTCAGGGCGTCGGTGGCAAGATTCTTCGTTCTTCCTTCGATGAAAGCAAGGAGGAGGTATTGCAGGAGGCACTGGCCGGAGCCTGCGAAGCCGTCCGACCCGCAGCCGTCTCTTAG
- the glsA gene encoding glutaminase A, with translation MYKELFGEESRDQTSVSTGHLPPPERVDELLEEAHHRFRSNDDGVVADYIPALAKVPRDLFGLCVVEADGVVHAVGDVDHAFSIQSVSKPFVFALICQAMGAEPAREHVGVNATGLPFNSVMAVELNADRTMNPMVNAGAIATTSLAPGDTAEAKWRFIQEGLSRFAGRELQMDAEIYESEAATNLRNRGIAKLLEGYGRMYFDALEATDIYTRQCSLLVTARDLAAMGATLADGGVNPMTGERVIDEEHCRRILAVLATAGLYEESGDWLYEVGLPGKSGVSGGIVTIAPGKGGLGTFSPPLDGAGNSVRGQLATKFLSERLGLNLFASRPVNRGS, from the coding sequence ATGTACAAGGAACTGTTCGGCGAGGAATCTCGGGACCAGACCTCGGTCTCCACGGGACACCTGCCTCCGCCCGAGAGGGTCGATGAACTTCTGGAGGAAGCGCATCATCGTTTCCGGAGCAACGATGACGGCGTGGTTGCAGACTACATTCCCGCCTTGGCGAAGGTGCCGAGGGATCTGTTCGGCCTGTGCGTGGTCGAGGCCGACGGGGTCGTCCATGCTGTTGGCGATGTGGACCATGCCTTCTCGATCCAGAGCGTCTCCAAGCCCTTCGTCTTCGCCCTGATCTGCCAGGCCATGGGGGCCGAGCCCGCTCGGGAGCATGTGGGCGTGAACGCGACCGGCCTGCCTTTCAACTCGGTGATGGCGGTGGAGCTGAACGCCGACCGCACCATGAATCCGATGGTCAATGCCGGTGCCATCGCGACCACCAGCCTGGCTCCTGGCGATACGGCCGAGGCGAAGTGGCGCTTCATCCAGGAAGGCCTGTCCCGCTTTGCGGGGCGCGAACTGCAGATGGATGCGGAGATCTATGAGTCGGAAGCCGCCACCAACCTTCGCAACCGTGGGATCGCCAAGCTGCTGGAAGGCTATGGGCGCATGTATTTCGACGCCCTTGAGGCCACGGATATCTACACGCGGCAGTGCTCGTTGCTGGTCACGGCTCGCGATCTCGCGGCGATGGGCGCGACTCTGGCCGATGGCGGGGTGAACCCGATGACGGGGGAACGAGTGATCGACGAGGAGCACTGCAGGCGCATCCTGGCTGTCCTGGCAACCGCCGGGCTCTACGAGGAATCCGGCGACTGGCTCTACGAGGTCGGCTTGCCGGGCAAGAGCGGGGTCAGCGGCGGCATCGTCACCATTGCTCCGGGTAAGGGCGGGCTCGGCACCTTCTCTCCTCCACTGGATGGAGCAGGCAATAGTGTCCGGGGACAACTCGCCACCAAGTTCCTGTCGGAGCGGCTCGGCCTCAATCTCTTCGCCTCACGGCCCGTGAACCGGGGTTCGTAG